In the Topomyia yanbarensis strain Yona2022 chromosome 3, ASM3024719v1, whole genome shotgun sequence genome, one interval contains:
- the LOC131691297 gene encoding zinc finger protein 624-like, giving the protein MDLCRTCMADDPTQLVPVYSKLDDAFIANIIMECTSLQIRENDGLPAHICCRCMETLKLLTAFIRTARDCDRQLRKLFEPETTPSLEVDTIVTLDENINSVKCDADAFQFAEVKIEPTEELLAEYLDSEPGEANSSGSENATDDDDDDDDSDSGESSNGSKSNNESDSEWNGSDEEFKMQEPKTAKRRGRKPKPKPLNTDDKPLLNKRRSKRNEDLTMNEYERELYSVIKVEKNKHTCCGCLLIFETAQGLESHRKKSHTRKRDSATTNPSDKVLCDGCMRKYKSKRRVNYHKERVRQLETIWECNKCKNRFSEATRRRSHSKKHPRRISSVAVVAPIKEMIQRELGWICCAQACGRSFPLETELIAHAHKAHQINKQEAELEENQDKPVQCQVCYRRFHDKNGLINHQQRLYRLHKYQCALCGLQFNSGGRLTEHELTHKSEKPFKCQLCDKAFTQKGNLKTHMTVHTNEKPYQCSVCGMAFRQKGGLKTHMSNHIEKPQFKCEVCSKMFKAKLHLRYHMRIHNGERPFPCRYCEKAFTDFTNRMRHEMSHTGIKPYKCSYCDKSFIRKRFLMEHESTHTGLKMYNCDVCHQSFGQKNSLKKHLSTVHPSFSGTQNDTAVAVASLSPTSSHSMPPQQTHPIHRKTQLMASFHHSL; this is encoded by the exons ATCCGCGAAAACGACGGTCTTCCAGCGCACATCTGCTGCCGCTGTATGGAAACGTTGAAGCTACTGACAGCTTTTATCAGAACGGCACGAGACTGCGATCGACAGCTGCGTAAACTGTTCGAACCGGAAACCACGCCTTCGCTGGAAGTCGATACAATTGTAACCTTGGATGAGAATATAAATTCGGTTAAATGCGACGCTGATGCGTTCCAGTTTGCCGAGGTAAAGATCGAACCAACCGAGGAGTTGCTTGCCGAGTATCTGGATTCGGAACCGGGTGAGGCAAATTCCTCTGGGAGTGAAAATGCcactgatgacgatgatgatgatgatgatagtgATAGCGGTGAATCTAGCAACGGTAGTAAAAGTAACAACGAAAGTGACAGCGAATGGAACGGCAGTGACGAAGAGTTCAAAATGCAGGAGCCCAAGACAGCGAAAAGACGAGGTCGGAAACCAAAACCGAAACCGTTGAATACGGATGATAAACCTTTACTTAATAAGCGACGTTCGAAGAGAAACGAAGATCTCACCATGAATGAGTATGAACGGGAATTGTATTCGGTTATCAAGGTAGAAAAGAATAAACATACATGCTGCGGTTGTCTGTTGATTTTCGAAACAGCTCAAGGCCTGGAGTCGCATCGTAAGAAGTCTCACACTCGAAAGAGGGATTCAGCGACaaccaatccttccgataaGGTACTCTGTGATGGATGCATGCGAAAGTACAAATCTAAGCGACGAGTTAACTATCACAAGGAACGTGTTCGGCAACTGGAAACGATCTGGGAGTGCaacaaatgcaaaaatagaTTTTCAGAAGCGACGCGCCGACGATCACACTCTAAGAAGCATCCAAGGAGGATATCTTCGGTAGCTGTTGTGGCCCCAATCAAGGAGATGATCCAACGGGAGCTTGGATGGATTTGTTGCGCACAGGCGTGCGGGCGCTCGTTTCCTCTGGAAACAGAGCTAATAGCTCACGCACACAAGGCTCACCAGATCAACAAACAGGAAGCAGAATTGGAAGAGAATCAGGACAAACCGGTCCAATGTCAAGTTTGCTATAGGCGGTTTCACGACAAAAATGGACTGATCAACCACCAACAGCGGCTGTACCGATTGCACAAATACCAATGCGCCCTCTGTGGACTACAGTTCAACAGCGGAGGGCGGTTAACGGAACACGAGCTTACGCATAAAAGCGAGAAACCCTTCAAGTGTCAACTGTGCGACAAAGCATTCACCCAGAAGGGCAATCTTAAAACGCACATGACCGTGCACACTAACGAAAAACCGTATCAG TGTTCTGTTTGTGGAATGGCATTCCGTCAGAAGGGTGGCCTGAAAACACACATGTCCAACCATATCGAAAAGCCACAATTCAAATGTGAA GTATGCTCGAAGATGTTCAAAGCCAAGCTGCATTTAAGATACCACATGCGCATTCATAACGGCGAGAGACCGTTCCCTTGTCGCTACTGCGAAAAAGCTTTCACGGATTTCACAAACCGAATGAGACACGAAATGAGCCATACCG GAATCAAACCATACAAATGCTCATATTGCGATAAATCATTCATTAGAAAACGATTCCTGATGGAGCACGAAAGTACTCACACCG GTTTGAAAATGTATAACTGCGATGTGTGCCATCAAAGCTTCGGCCAGAAAAACTCCCTAAAAAAGCATCTGTCGACAGTTCATCCCAGCTTCAGCGGAACACAAAATGATACCGCAGTTGCAGTTGCATCTCTTTCGCCCACAAGCTCCCATTCGATGCCACCACAACAGACACACCCAATTCATCGGAAAACCCAACTGATGGCTAGCTTTCATCATTCACTTTAA